The DNA region ATCCAGGGGAATGGGTTTTTCCATCTCTTGGAGTTCAAGCACATCGGGTGGGCCGTATTGGGTGTAGACAACTGCTTTCATAAGTATTTCTCCTGATTCTGCAACATTATCCAAAGCGGTCTGTTCTGTTTCATCCGCAATCCACGAATAGAGGATGTTCAACTATTTGTATGAATCATTAACACGCATTCGTAAAGCGGATTCATCTTCATGGTGACACCGGCGTTCAACAAAGTTAAATTGATTTTTCTGTAATTCAACATTGACCTCTGGACATCCAGTTCATATTTGTATATTTAGGGACCATAAGTATGCAATTCATTCCTGATCTCCCATTAAAATGATCCTTATGCCAGAAAAAAAATTTCCAAGAACCGCTAATAATCTGTTTGATTCACAGCATCAGGAGCAGGATTATCTGTATAAAATGCTGGATTTCACTCTGATTCTGGACAGAGTTGAAGATGAAAATCCCCACCTGATCCCATTTCTTTCAGAATTGTTGAGTCACATTGTGCCTGTTCTGGAAGTGGATGAAGTGGCTATCATTCTGAAAGATTATTCGTCCCAATTCTGGTTACCGTTGATGTCATGGCCTGTTTCTGAAGCCTTGCATAAGGAAACCGGATTGGATCTGATTATAGAAATGGCAGAAAACTGTTATACCCGCAAAGAAATAGGTATTCAGCAATTGCCTATGTTGAATGGCGGTGTGCTGGCATATCCGATCGTGTTCAATGATCATGTTTTGGGGGTGTTGTTTGTTTTTGTATTTGAGGCGTTAAGAACTCATGATGCGCACGAAGCCCTGATGCCACCCAAACTTCAAAAAGGAACCCCGGCATACAACCACCTCGTGCATTTGCTGTGGTACATCAATGAACTGGAAAATGATGCCATTGCGGAACGCATCGAAATGTCTGAAGCCCAATCCCTGTTTGCCAGATATATGTCACCGGAGGTCATGGCCAATGCGATTTATGATCGCAGACCTGTGAATCTTGGCGGGCAGGAGGCTGATGTGACCGTTTTATTCGCGGATGTCTGCGGCTTCACAAAATTGGCCGAAACCCTTTCTCCCACAACACTGGTGAATGTGATCAACACCTATTTTTCTCATTTGGTGGATATTGTATTCAAGTATGAAGGAACTTTGGATAAGTTTATCGGTGACTGTGTGATGGTCGTGTTTAATTCTCCGCTGAGTCCGCAGGAAGATCACCATGTCAGGGCCTGTATGACGGCGCTGGAAATGATGGATTGTGTCCAAAAACTGACAGCAAGTCCTGAGTTTTCCCCGTATCAGCTAAAAATGTCCATTGGCATTAATTCAGGCGTTGCCCTGTGTGGGAACATTGGTTCCAAAGACCGACTCGACTACACTGTTATTGGCAACAGCGTGAATATCGCATCCAGACTGGAAACCCATGCTGAGCCTTCTGAAATTCTGATCGGTGAATCGGTGTATGAAAAAATTGTGGGTGGTTTTGACTGTCAGCAAAAAGTGCCTGTAATGGTTAAAGGAAAAGACACGCCATTACCAATTTTCAGATTGCGGGGGCAACTTGCCTTGCCGGATGTCATTGCAGAGTTTCCCAAAAAAAATCAGGAACACCAGAAACAGTTTCTCGACGTATGTAATCTGCTTACGGTTCCAACAGAAATAGCACTATTGGTGGATATGCTGCCTTATAGTGACAGGGAAACAGGAATGAGAATCCTGAATCTTCTGGATAAAAATTTCTGTGTGGAAGCCGTGCCTTCGCTGGTGACATGGATTCAGACAGCAACGGATAATCATTGTCTGTCAAAAGCGATAAAAACCATTGGACTGCTCGGTGGAGCTCCCTATTATAAACATCTGATCCCTTTTCTGGAACACTCTGATTGTCGTGTTACCGCCAATACCATTGAAGCGATTGGTTTGACCAACTTCAAGGAAGGTTTCCAGATCATTGAACCGTTTCTTCAACATGAGAATCATCGCATCAGTCTTCAGGCGTCTATTTTGTATTGGAATGAAAACAGGGAAGCTGTGATGTCACGGTTTATGGATGCCTTGTTGTCGGATTCGTTCATGATTCAGCGGGCCGCGGTCATTTTGTTATCTGAAACACAGGCCCGGCATATTTTTGCGGCGTTTTTGGATAGATACAATGCTTTACCCCGGGAATCACGTGATCCTGTAAAGCAGATTTTTAATACGCATGAATCATTTCGAATTTTGAGAATACTGAATCATCTGGATTACTCTGCGGAAAATAATTTGCCACTGGTATCAGCCGAAACAGATTTTGGATTGCTCCAAAACTAAAATATCCCATTGATTAATAAAATTATCTGAAAGTTTTATATGCTTCAATCCTCATTACGCAGACGATTGTATGACCGGAAATTGTGTGAAATAACATGCTGTTTAACAGGCACTTCCAACAGTGTTGCCGATGTAAGCATGGTGAATATTTCACAGGGTGGGGGCGGTATTGTTTTGCCTGAAGATGCCATTGCCATAGATATCGGAAAACGCTTTCGAATCCAGCTTCCGTTACAACATCCGTATTTTCCCGTGTTGATTCTGGGGGTTGAAGTGGTCTATGTCCTAGAAAAGAAACGCGCAGGTCTGAAAATGATTTATAAAAATGTTCCCCCACCGGTGTTCATGCAGTTCATGGAATCCATTCAAATTGATTAAAATTTCTATTGATGCTGACACAGCCCCCCAAGGTATTTATCTTGAAAACGATAGAACTGAAAAAAGCACACCATACTAAATAATCTTGATCAGTAACTCATATTCAAATATCTGTATATCCATTTAAAAATATTTACAGTAACCAATTCTTGGAGAAGGACTATGCCCCTATATGATTACCGATGTAATGAGTGTGATAATGTGTTCACCGAACTGCGCTCCATGGCGCAAAAAGATGACCCCATCAGTTGTCCCGAATGTGGGCAAATGACGCAATCCAGGGAAATCAATCAGATAGCCATTGGTGGGAACTCTTCAAAATCAACGAGTCTTTCCGGATGTGGCAGTCGTGGATTCAGTTGAGCTTCGTGACTTTGGGGATCGTGTATCTCTATTCAAAAATTTGATAGTTCACATTTCTTGATGATGCCAGGGAACACCAATGATTACGGATGTTCCCTGAAAACTTACTTTTGTGTACAATTGCTCATGCGCTGGGTCATTTTTTCAGTGAATTTTTGGTGCTGTTCCTTGATTTCTGTGGCTTGAGCCGCAGTGATCGAACCGTCCTTTTCTGCTTTGTCAATCATTTTGATCAATTCCGTACTCATGGCCGTATGAAACGCAAGGTGATCCACCTTGTATTCAGCCAATAGTTCAGGCATTGGAGAATCCTTCAGTTTTTCCTGAATCTCGGCTTCCGGTTTGTCTATCATGCCTGCCAGAATTTTTGCGGCAACATTGTTATGTTCTGTCATCCACAACAAGTGCATGCCACCACCCATCATTCCCATCCCGGGGCCTCTCATTCCTCTTTTGCCTTTCCAATGCTGGCCGTGCATACCACGCTGCATTCCCATACAGGGTGGACCATCATTATTCATAGGGCAGTCGTCAGGTCCAACGGCCCAGACACTTCCAGCCGCAAGTCCGGTTGCGACCATCATAATTCCCATCCATTTGGTTAATTTTTTCATAAGACCTCCGAGAGTTGTTGTGTAATCAATACATGCCAGGTTGTTCCTGCCATGATTCAAGGTTACATGCAGAATGTGGAGAAATTATGGAGAAATCATGGAAAGAATATGAGGATTGATGCATGATTCTTAAATAGGGGTATCATGATTCTTACCTCATGATTCAAACCTGATACAGGAGCTGTTATATGCGGTTTACGTTGTTGTTTAAATTATTTTCCATCTTCTTCATGCTGTCGTTGTTGATAGTGTGTACCATGATCAGTGGAATGAAATGGTTCGGAAATCGACATTTTGAAGAGTATGTGGTTCGGCGTGAAATGGAACGTGTCGGCGAACTGGTAAAAACTTACTATGATTCCCAACAGGGCTGGGGAATATTTCAGCAGAGCCCGCACCTGTGGCATTGGGTTCTCAGAGAATCCAGAGAAATGGTTCCGGGAAGTGTGAATCCACCTTTGTTTCCGCCTCCGCCACCGGGAAATCGTTGGCAGCATCAACGTCACATGCGGTTTATGCAATCAGGTGTGACGCTGTATGATACACATCATGAAATTGTGATTGGTCCTGAATTGGTGGAACCGTTGATGGTTCCTGTGGAGCTCAACGACA from SAR324 cluster bacterium includes:
- a CDS encoding zinc ribbon domain-containing protein, coding for MPLYDYRCNECDNVFTELRSMAQKDDPISCPECGQMTQSREINQIAIGGNSSKSTSLSGCGSRGFS
- a CDS encoding adenylate/guanylate cyclase domain-containing protein, with product MPEKKFPRTANNLFDSQHQEQDYLYKMLDFTLILDRVEDENPHLIPFLSELLSHIVPVLEVDEVAIILKDYSSQFWLPLMSWPVSEALHKETGLDLIIEMAENCYTRKEIGIQQLPMLNGGVLAYPIVFNDHVLGVLFVFVFEALRTHDAHEALMPPKLQKGTPAYNHLVHLLWYINELENDAIAERIEMSEAQSLFARYMSPEVMANAIYDRRPVNLGGQEADVTVLFADVCGFTKLAETLSPTTLVNVINTYFSHLVDIVFKYEGTLDKFIGDCVMVVFNSPLSPQEDHHVRACMTALEMMDCVQKLTASPEFSPYQLKMSIGINSGVALCGNIGSKDRLDYTVIGNSVNIASRLETHAEPSEILIGESVYEKIVGGFDCQQKVPVMVKGKDTPLPIFRLRGQLALPDVIAEFPKKNQEHQKQFLDVCNLLTVPTEIALLVDMLPYSDRETGMRILNLLDKNFCVEAVPSLVTWIQTATDNHCLSKAIKTIGLLGGAPYYKHLIPFLEHSDCRVTANTIEAIGLTNFKEGFQIIEPFLQHENHRISLQASILYWNENREAVMSRFMDALLSDSFMIQRAAVILLSETQARHIFAAFLDRYNALPRESRDPVKQIFNTHESFRILRILNHLDYSAENNLPLVSAETDFGLLQN
- a CDS encoding PilZ domain-containing protein — translated: MLQSSLRRRLYDRKLCEITCCLTGTSNSVADVSMVNISQGGGGIVLPEDAIAIDIGKRFRIQLPLQHPYFPVLILGVEVVYVLEKKRAGLKMIYKNVPPPVFMQFMESIQID